CAGCAGCCACCTCTTTTTCTTGCGTTTCGGGGCAGGTGCCTTAAAAAACTCGATCAACTTTTCCAAAAACGCGTCAAAAAATTCAGCCGAGGCTTCCAGACCGTTGCACCAGCGCACCGCGTCGATCTCTTGGGGCAACGTTACGGGGAAGGAAAAGTTGCGCAGCATCACCGGGATGATATTCTTTTTCTGTGCTATGGCGTAGGCCAGTTCCTGGCGCACCCAGTCCTGCGGATCGCCGCACCGGTCCAGGCTGCCGGGCGAAAGCACCAGCAAAAAATCCGTACATTCGTCGATCACCGAAAAAAGCCGGCGGTTGAACTCGCCCGAACGCAGGGATTCCACATCAAAAAATACCCGATAGCCCCGCTGGGTCAGTTTATCGTGCAGGATCTTGGCGGTATACTCTCCCCCAACCCGCCGGTAGCTGATAAAAATATCGTAAGGCATCGTTCTCCCCTCCCGTCATAGTTTGGTAACGGATGCCGCCGCGATCTGGTCATACCAGGCGGCCGTATCCTGCACCAGCATGGATTCGGCCAGCTCGCTGATCATGGCGGTCAAAATATCCACCGGAATCTGGTTAAGCGCCGCCAGCTCCTCTAGCCGCGCGCGCTCCTGGCTCAGGCGCGCTACGGCCCGCTCATGGTTCTGCGCCAGGTAAGCATAGTTGCATTGGCCCAGCTTAGAGGTAAAGTAGGCCGCCCAAGCGGGCAGCATCAACGCCAGCATATTGGCAAAGGATTTGATAAAGCTGGCGGCGGATATGCCGTTATTTACCCCCTCCATGGGGATATAGACGATAAAAAACTGTAGCAGCCCGCGCAGCAGCACCAACGTAAACCCGGCAATAAAGGCCCATTTGGCCCATTTTTGCAGATTATCGGCCACCCGGCGGTAGCGCGCAGCCGCCTGGCTGTTATAGGCAAGCTGGTCTTCCACCATCTGCGCCGCGCTGGCGACCAGTTCCCGCGCCGCCACCTGGTCCAGATGGGCGGAGCAGGGCTCAACGCCCCGCACGATCTTGCGCGCCAGAGCATATACGCCCGCGTTTGCGCCGCATAGCCGCCGCAGGTCCAATCCCACCCCAAAGGGCATAAAGTGCGTCAGTACTCGCAGAACTTCTGCCAAAAACCGGTCTTTTAAAAAGCCCAGGTGCCAGGAACGCACGCTTTTGCTGCGCGAGAGCACATAGACATACAGATTCAGCAGCGCGTGGGCCAAAAAGCCCACGCCCGCTACGATGGACCACGGGCTGATCGCCATGCCAGAGGGGAGGTAGAGGTAACCCAGTAGGGTTTCCGCGTAAAAGCCCACCGCCAGAAACGCCGTCGTGATAAACGGCAGGATCGCCCGCCAGTAGATCGTGGCCCGGTACCGCGCGCTTAGCTCCAGCGCCGGCCGGTCGAACCGCTCAAATGCGGCCAACAACCCCTCGTGGACCTGCTTTTGGGCCGGTGATTCGCCCGCAAAGGTATAATCTTGTTTAAGCGCTCCATCCTGCTGCGCCGGCATGGCGGAGGACTGCGCGCGGTGCTTTTTTAAAAAGCGCGCCTGCCAGCGGCTGCCAAGGGCGATGAGCGGCGAACGTTTGGGCGCATAAGTACTGGGGGCCACAGGGCCAGCATCCAATCCATCGCAAAGCGCCTGCAGGCGAACCGGCGAATACGGGGCGTAATAGGTCTCCAGCGCCCAATACATCCGGCCGCTGGCGGAGGAAAGCCAAACACAGGGCGTCTTTTTTCGGTGCGCCGTCTGCATCAGCTCCCAGGTTGTGCCCGCGCACTGGGCCGCCTCCTCGTTCCAGACCAGCAGCACCAGGTCCGCCTGGTCGCACAGCCACTCTGCCGCAATGCTGCGTACCCCGCTGTCAAAGTTCACGCACGTGCGGCATTGGTCCAGATAGGGGCTGTCCTCATCCAGCAGGCGGCAGGCGTGCAGTGTAAAGCCGCCAAGCGCGGCCGCCTGACCCCATGCCGGGCTGGTAAAAGCCGGGCTTGCCAGCATTTCGATCTGGCTGGCGGCCTCTCCTTTGCGCGCCAGGCAAGCCCTCAGCTGTCCGGTAAAATCATCGATCTGCCGGCGGAGTTTTGGGTCATCTGGCAGCTCGCCCCCGACGGCAAGGTTAAAACGCTCCCCCATCGCCATCCTCCTTCTTTTTAATTTCATAGCCCATCTTAAGCAGCATTTTGACCGTTTGGGTCACCGTTGCCCGATCTACATCCTTCTCGCTCTCGGGCAATTGCTCATAGGGGATCAAACTGGGGTGCAGTTTTCTCTCCCCATCGTATTCCGGCCCATACCGCCACCCCTCGGCCATGCGGCCCTGGGCCCAGACCTCGTGAATATTGCGCGCCACATCTTCTATCGCCCGGCAAAGTGTACCGCCCAGGGCCACATCCCGCGTATCCATGGGCTTTGGATCATATGCCATTTCTCTCCCCCATTTCTTTACCGATATCGTCTGTTAGCGTACCTTTATTATAATCTATAATACCGATAAAATCCATAATGTTCCCCTGCCGCACTGGCCTTGCCATCAAGCCAGTGTTGACAGAATTCGACGAATGGACTAAAATAGAGGCGTCCATAAAAGTCTATGCCAATGACAGGGAATTAAAAGCGGCGGCAGTCTTGAAAGAGAAACGGGTCTTAGGCTGAAAGCCCGTAAGGAACGCACCGTTTAAATGGGCCCTGGAGGCCCGCAGGGGAAAGCGAAAGCCGGGTATCCTGCGGCGGTATCCCCCGTTACAGGGAAGGGAAATGACTGGTTTCCCATACGTAAGCGCGGCGCAAGAGGCGTTTTATTGACGCATCCCATACCGAAGCAAGGTGGTACCGTGAGATTAAAAGCTCACCCTTGATACAGGGGTGGGCTTATTTGTTGGAAAAAAGCGTGAAAGCAAAAGGGGTAAGGAGATTGAAAAAGCTACTGATGGGCAACGAGGCCATCGCCTACGCTGCCGTAAATTGCGGGGTCAACCTGGTGTGCGGTTACCCCGGCACCCCCTCGACAGAGGTGCTGGAGACCGTGGCCAAGATACGAGAAAAAGATACGTATGTGGAATGGTCCATCAACGAAAAGGTGGCCATGGAGGTAGGCGGCGGCGCAGCCTATGCCGGCGCGCGGGTACTGGTGACCATGAAACAGATGGGGCTGAACGTGGCGGGCGACCCGCTGATGTGCCTAAGCTACATCGGCGTCAAAGGGGGCATGGTCATCCTGGTGGCGGACGACCCGGGCCCCATCTCCTCGCAGACCGAGCAGGACACCCGGCATTACGGCATTTTCTCCAAGCTGCCGGTGTTCGATCCCTCCACGCCTGAGGAGGCCTATGCCATGACGCAGGACGCCTTTGCCTTAAGCGAGCAGATGGGCCTGCCGGTATTGCTGCGGCCTACCACCCGCATCTGCCACGCCTGCGCCAGTATTGAACTGCCCGAGCAGAACGAATGCCATCCGGTGGAGGGGTTTGTGAAAGATCCCAAGTGGGTGATCTTCCCCCCGCTCTCTTACCGCAAACATACCGAGCTGGAAGGCAAGAACCTGGAGATCGCCCGGCAGTTTTCCGCCAGTCCCTATAACCGTGTAGAGGGCGATGGGCCTTTGGCGGTATTCGCTTCCGGCGCGGCTTACGGGTACGCCAAGGAGGCGTTGGCCGCCTCTGGGCACAGTCTGCGCCTGGTCAAGCTGGGCTGCGCAGTACCCTTCCCTAAAGATTTCGCTTTGCAGGCGCTTGAAGGTGTGCAAAAAGTGCTGGTGGCCGAGGAGCTGGACCCGGTGATCGAGGAGGCGCTTTATCGCCTCAAGGGCAAGTACGCCCTTCCGTTTAAGTTGCTGGGCAAGCGCACCGGCCACATGCCCTACGCGGGCGAGTATTCCGTCCCCATGCTGCAAAAGGCCTTTGCCGCCTTTGGCGGCTGGGCGGCGCCTGAGGGCGCGGCTATAGCGCTGCCGCCGCTGCCCACCCGCCCGCCGGTGCTTTGTGCGGGCTGCCCGCACCGGGCCTCCTTTTACGCGGTCAAGCAGGCCATGCAGGGGCAAAAGGCGGTATTCTCCGGCGATATCGGCTGTTACACCCTAGGCAACGCAAAGCCGCTGGATATGACGGATACCTGCCTTTGCATGGGCGCCGGGGTAACCATTGCCCAGGGACTAAGCCACGTGGAAGATGGGGCGCACTTCGCCTTTATTGGGGATTCCACCTTCTTCCACAGCGGTATTACCGGCCTGGCCAACGCCGTGTATAACGAGGCGGACGTCAACATCGTCATCCTGGATAATTCCACCACCGCTATGACCGGGCACCAGCCCCACCCCGGCACGGGCAACACCATGATGGGGAAAGTCAAGCCCGGCATCGACATCGCCGGGCTGTGCAGGGCCTGCGGCGCAGCGTTTGTGGAAACGGCAGATCCGCTAAATCTTGAGCAGGCTGTAGACGTGGTGCGCCGGGCCAACGCACACAAGGGCGTATCGGTCATCATTTTCAAAAGCCCCTGCATCGCGCTGAACAAGGCTAGCTACACCATGGCCGTAAATGCCGACAAGTGCGTGGGCTGCAAAAAATGCATCCGCGAGATCGGCTGCCCGGCCATCTTCCCGGATGGGAAAAAGGTGCGTATCGACGGCGGGCTGTGTTATGGCTGCAGCCTGTGCGCCCAGGTTTGCCCCACCGGCGCGATCGGCAAAAAGGAGGATGCATAATATGGCCCAGCAAACAAAAGCAAACGATATACTGATCTGCGGCGTAGGCGGCCAGGGGACGGTGCTGGCCTCCCGCCTGATCGCCCAGGCCGCCATGGGCAGGGGCCAGTTCGTGCGCACGGCGGAGACCATCGGCATGGCCCAGCGGGGCGGCTGCGTGGTCAGCCATGTGCGCATCGAAAGCCAGGATAAGGGCGCGCTGATCCCCCCGGGCGGCGCGGATACGCTGATCGCCTTTGAAATAGCCGAGGCCGTGCGCTGCCTCCCCTTTTTAAAGCCGGGCGGCCGGGTGATCGTCAACCAGCGCACCATCGTGCCGGTGACCAGCGCCCTTGGCGCCGCACCCTATGAAAAAGAGGCCATCCTCGCGGCGCTGCAGGCGCACGCGCCGGACGCGCTCTTTGTGCCAGCGGACGAGCTGGCGCTGCGCGCCGGCTCCGCCAAGGCGGGCAATACCGTGCT
Above is a genomic segment from Luoshenia tenuis containing:
- a CDS encoding RyR domain-containing protein, coding for MAYDPKPMDTRDVALGGTLCRAIEDVARNIHEVWAQGRMAEGWRYGPEYDGERKLHPSLIPYEQLPESEKDVDRATVTQTVKMLLKMGYEIKKKEDGDGGAF
- a CDS encoding indolepyruvate oxidoreductase subunit beta; this encodes MAQQTKANDILICGVGGQGTVLASRLIAQAAMGRGQFVRTAETIGMAQRGGCVVSHVRIESQDKGALIPPGGADTLIAFEIAEAVRCLPFLKPGGRVIVNQRTIVPVTSALGAAPYEKEAILAALQAHAPDALFVPADELALRAGSAKAGNTVLLGACIACGLLDFDLEYMRQVLAQSVPARFKEINLQALESGYQYLQAGR
- the iorA gene encoding indolepyruvate ferredoxin oxidoreductase subunit alpha — translated: MGNEAIAYAAVNCGVNLVCGYPGTPSTEVLETVAKIREKDTYVEWSINEKVAMEVGGGAAYAGARVLVTMKQMGLNVAGDPLMCLSYIGVKGGMVILVADDPGPISSQTEQDTRHYGIFSKLPVFDPSTPEEAYAMTQDAFALSEQMGLPVLLRPTTRICHACASIELPEQNECHPVEGFVKDPKWVIFPPLSYRKHTELEGKNLEIARQFSASPYNRVEGDGPLAVFASGAAYGYAKEALAASGHSLRLVKLGCAVPFPKDFALQALEGVQKVLVAEELDPVIEEALYRLKGKYALPFKLLGKRTGHMPYAGEYSVPMLQKAFAAFGGWAAPEGAAIALPPLPTRPPVLCAGCPHRASFYAVKQAMQGQKAVFSGDIGCYTLGNAKPLDMTDTCLCMGAGVTIAQGLSHVEDGAHFAFIGDSTFFHSGITGLANAVYNEADVNIVILDNSTTAMTGHQPHPGTGNTMMGKVKPGIDIAGLCRACGAAFVETADPLNLEQAVDVVRRANAHKGVSVIIFKSPCIALNKASYTMAVNADKCVGCKKCIREIGCPAIFPDGKKVRIDGGLCYGCSLCAQVCPTGAIGKKEDA